A section of the Polyodon spathula isolate WHYD16114869_AA chromosome 29, ASM1765450v1, whole genome shotgun sequence genome encodes:
- the LOC121302234 gene encoding STAM-binding protein-like A isoform X2: MPEYSDVSLTPEERVRALTEMGSSVPVNEDVPPRRYFRSGMEIIRMANIYTEEGNMEHAFILYNKLFIEKLPKHRDYKTANIPEKKETMKKLKEIAFPQAEALKKELLKRYVKEHTEYLQSKSAEMAELAREQSRQKELETERQRVEEQRRRQQEQEQFNAFEEMIRRQELEKERLRIQQEFSTAPPSETPLLPGIQGPPLPPSATPTPPPSTAATHPPGPTPSVDRSLKPGSLVSPGRSVMVEGLQPLVVPRELCSKFMKLAEANTARAVETCGILCGKLTRSEFTITHVIVPKQRGGPDSCDTENEEELFIIQDELSLITLGWIHTHPTQTAFLSSVDMHTQCSYQMMLPESIAIVISPKFNETGYFKLTEHGMEEISSCKQKGFHPHPKEPPLFTSCGHLTISDSSVTVMDLR; the protein is encoded by the exons ATGCCGGAGTACAGTGATGTGAGTCTGACTCCGGAGGAGCGGGTCCGAGCCCTCACGGAGATGGGAAGCTCTGTGCCAGTGAATGAAGACGTGCCCCCGCGCAGATACTTCCGCTCGGGCATGGAGATCATCCGCATGGCCAACATCTACACGGAGGAGGGGAACATGGAGCACGCCTTCATCCTCTACAACAA gcTCTTCATTGAAAAGCTTCCCAAACATCGAGATTACAAAACCGCCAACATTCCTGAAAAAAAGGAGACCATGAAG AAGCTGAAAGAGATTGCGTTCCCTCAGGCTGAGGCGCTGAAGAAAGAGCTGCTGAAGAGATACGTAAAGGAGCACACTGAGTACCTGCAGAGCAAG AGTGCGGAGATGGCCGAGCTGGCTCGGGAGCAGTCCCGTCAGAAGGAGTTGGAGACGGAGAGGCAGCGCGTGGAGGAGCAGCGGCGCAggcagcaggagcaggagcagttCAATGCCTTCGAGGAGATGATCCGCCGCCAGGAGCTGGAGAAGGAGAGGCTGAGGATCCAGCAAGAGTTCAGCACCGCCCCTCCCTCCGAGACCCCCCTCCTCCCTGGAATACAGGGCCCTCCACTGCCCCCCTCTGCAACCCCCACCCCGCCTCCGAGCACCGCAGCCACACACCCTCCCGGACCCACGCCCTCCGTCGACCGCTCGCTCAAACCGGGCTCGCTCGTCAGCCCTGGGAGAA gtgtGATGGTGGAGGGGCTGCAGCCCCTGGTGGTTCCCCGGGAGCTGTGCAGCAAGTTCATGAAGCTGGCTGAGGCCAACACTGCCCGAGCCGTGGAGACGTGCGGCATTCTCTGTGGAAAACTG ACGCGCAGTGAGTTCACGATCACCCACGTGATCGTGCCGAAGCAGAGGGGCGGGCCGGATTCCTGCGACACGGAGAACGAGGAGGAACTCTTCATCATCCAGGACGAGCTGAGCCTCATCACTCTGGGCTGGATTCAC ACACACCCGACACAGACAGCCTTCCTGTCCAGTGTGGACATGCACACACAGTGCTCCTACCAGATGATGCTGCCGGAGTCCATAGCCATCGTCATCTCGCCCAAATTCAACGA GACTGGCTACTTCAAGCTGACTGAGCACGGTATGGAGGAGATCTCATCCTGCAAACAGAAGGGCTTTCACCCGCACCCCAAGGAGCCCCCACTCTTCACT TCTTGTGGGCACCTCACCATCAGTGACAGCAGTGTGACGGTGATGGACCTGCGGTGA
- the LOC121302234 gene encoding STAM-binding protein-like A isoform X1 produces MPEYSDVSLTPEERVRALTEMGSSVPVNEDVPPRRYFRSGMEIIRMANIYTEEGNMEHAFILYNKYITLFIEKLPKHRDYKTANIPEKKETMKKLKEIAFPQAEALKKELLKRYVKEHTEYLQSKSAEMAELAREQSRQKELETERQRVEEQRRRQQEQEQFNAFEEMIRRQELEKERLRIQQEFSTAPPSETPLLPGIQGPPLPPSATPTPPPSTAATHPPGPTPSVDRSLKPGSLVSPGRSVMVEGLQPLVVPRELCSKFMKLAEANTARAVETCGILCGKLTRSEFTITHVIVPKQRGGPDSCDTENEEELFIIQDELSLITLGWIHTHPTQTAFLSSVDMHTQCSYQMMLPESIAIVISPKFNETGYFKLTEHGMEEISSCKQKGFHPHPKEPPLFTSCGHLTISDSSVTVMDLR; encoded by the exons ATGCCGGAGTACAGTGATGTGAGTCTGACTCCGGAGGAGCGGGTCCGAGCCCTCACGGAGATGGGAAGCTCTGTGCCAGTGAATGAAGACGTGCCCCCGCGCAGATACTTCCGCTCGGGCATGGAGATCATCCGCATGGCCAACATCTACACGGAGGAGGGGAACATGGAGCACGCCTTCATCCTCTACAACAAGTACATCAC gcTCTTCATTGAAAAGCTTCCCAAACATCGAGATTACAAAACCGCCAACATTCCTGAAAAAAAGGAGACCATGAAG AAGCTGAAAGAGATTGCGTTCCCTCAGGCTGAGGCGCTGAAGAAAGAGCTGCTGAAGAGATACGTAAAGGAGCACACTGAGTACCTGCAGAGCAAG AGTGCGGAGATGGCCGAGCTGGCTCGGGAGCAGTCCCGTCAGAAGGAGTTGGAGACGGAGAGGCAGCGCGTGGAGGAGCAGCGGCGCAggcagcaggagcaggagcagttCAATGCCTTCGAGGAGATGATCCGCCGCCAGGAGCTGGAGAAGGAGAGGCTGAGGATCCAGCAAGAGTTCAGCACCGCCCCTCCCTCCGAGACCCCCCTCCTCCCTGGAATACAGGGCCCTCCACTGCCCCCCTCTGCAACCCCCACCCCGCCTCCGAGCACCGCAGCCACACACCCTCCCGGACCCACGCCCTCCGTCGACCGCTCGCTCAAACCGGGCTCGCTCGTCAGCCCTGGGAGAA gtgtGATGGTGGAGGGGCTGCAGCCCCTGGTGGTTCCCCGGGAGCTGTGCAGCAAGTTCATGAAGCTGGCTGAGGCCAACACTGCCCGAGCCGTGGAGACGTGCGGCATTCTCTGTGGAAAACTG ACGCGCAGTGAGTTCACGATCACCCACGTGATCGTGCCGAAGCAGAGGGGCGGGCCGGATTCCTGCGACACGGAGAACGAGGAGGAACTCTTCATCATCCAGGACGAGCTGAGCCTCATCACTCTGGGCTGGATTCAC ACACACCCGACACAGACAGCCTTCCTGTCCAGTGTGGACATGCACACACAGTGCTCCTACCAGATGATGCTGCCGGAGTCCATAGCCATCGTCATCTCGCCCAAATTCAACGA GACTGGCTACTTCAAGCTGACTGAGCACGGTATGGAGGAGATCTCATCCTGCAAACAGAAGGGCTTTCACCCGCACCCCAAGGAGCCCCCACTCTTCACT TCTTGTGGGCACCTCACCATCAGTGACAGCAGTGTGACGGTGATGGACCTGCGGTGA
- the LOC121302234 gene encoding STAM-binding protein-like A isoform X3, producing MAELAREQSRQKELETERQRVEEQRRRQQEQEQFNAFEEMIRRQELEKERLRIQQEFSTAPPSETPLLPGIQGPPLPPSATPTPPPSTAATHPPGPTPSVDRSLKPGSLVSPGRSVMVEGLQPLVVPRELCSKFMKLAEANTARAVETCGILCGKLTRSEFTITHVIVPKQRGGPDSCDTENEEELFIIQDELSLITLGWIHTHPTQTAFLSSVDMHTQCSYQMMLPESIAIVISPKFNETGYFKLTEHGMEEISSCKQKGFHPHPKEPPLFTSCGHLTISDSSVTVMDLR from the exons ATGGCCGAGCTGGCTCGGGAGCAGTCCCGTCAGAAGGAGTTGGAGACGGAGAGGCAGCGCGTGGAGGAGCAGCGGCGCAggcagcaggagcaggagcagttCAATGCCTTCGAGGAGATGATCCGCCGCCAGGAGCTGGAGAAGGAGAGGCTGAGGATCCAGCAAGAGTTCAGCACCGCCCCTCCCTCCGAGACCCCCCTCCTCCCTGGAATACAGGGCCCTCCACTGCCCCCCTCTGCAACCCCCACCCCGCCTCCGAGCACCGCAGCCACACACCCTCCCGGACCCACGCCCTCCGTCGACCGCTCGCTCAAACCGGGCTCGCTCGTCAGCCCTGGGAGAA gtgtGATGGTGGAGGGGCTGCAGCCCCTGGTGGTTCCCCGGGAGCTGTGCAGCAAGTTCATGAAGCTGGCTGAGGCCAACACTGCCCGAGCCGTGGAGACGTGCGGCATTCTCTGTGGAAAACTG ACGCGCAGTGAGTTCACGATCACCCACGTGATCGTGCCGAAGCAGAGGGGCGGGCCGGATTCCTGCGACACGGAGAACGAGGAGGAACTCTTCATCATCCAGGACGAGCTGAGCCTCATCACTCTGGGCTGGATTCAC ACACACCCGACACAGACAGCCTTCCTGTCCAGTGTGGACATGCACACACAGTGCTCCTACCAGATGATGCTGCCGGAGTCCATAGCCATCGTCATCTCGCCCAAATTCAACGA GACTGGCTACTTCAAGCTGACTGAGCACGGTATGGAGGAGATCTCATCCTGCAAACAGAAGGGCTTTCACCCGCACCCCAAGGAGCCCCCACTCTTCACT TCTTGTGGGCACCTCACCATCAGTGACAGCAGTGTGACGGTGATGGACCTGCGGTGA